CCTCTTATGCTCTGTGCCCTAATTACTTGTTTGTAGCCTGAAGTTTTGGGGCTTGCTGGATGAAACTGAATCCCCTTGTTTCTTTACTCTTGTGTAAGAGAGATACCTCTGGCCGGACAGTTTTCAACTTGACCTGTAGTTTTAAACTGAACAGTTACATTGTATGCAGATGGAATTATTTAAAGAGCCAAGCACATAAGAGGAAGcatcaaaaatagaaaatgataGGAAGAACCACCTCATTTTCTGTCATGCAGGCATGTGACCCTTAGCAAATTCACTGGCAGGCCTGGTGGGATGACCAGAGCTGTCTGGATGTGGAGCACATGCTGGGCATGGCAGGGACTTGCAGAACGGGGGCTCGTGTTTGTAGACTTTTCCATCAGAGGCCTAGTTTTGGATTCCAGCTGTTGACAGGCATGTGCTTTGCAACTAACTACAGAAAAACACACAGTCTAATTCAAGCAAATGCTGTGTGTGTAAGGATTTGAGCTTGAaggggaaagcagcagtggaGAACTATTAACATAGTGTATACAAATATTAGACAGTGGGAGTAGAAGAGCTAAGTTAGCTCTGCTGGTGCTTCCAGCATTTTTGACACCAGAGGAACATCAACAGGTGGAATCTTACCAACAGGGTAAAAAAGGAAAGACTATAAAAATGAATGATAAATTGGTTTTTACtgtagtattaaaaaaaaaaaatagtgaaataaCTTTCAGCTTGATTAGTCTGAAAATTTATAGATATTGTCAAGGCTGATTATCTGAGTCACCAAAGACCTGTCTGTAACAGAAAATGACATCATCTACAAACTTTTGGGCTAATCAAGCTTGAAGTTTTGCAACATTCTGAGCTTTAATGTTCTGCCAACAAAGTGAGTAGCTGTAACACAAGGGTGATTAATGATCATCTGTATGCCACTTACCCGAGATTTCTTTTTATACATTTGTGTCGCAAGATAAATCATTGTCAGACTGCTTGAACATCACTTGAGCAGTCTCGGTGTTAGTTTGTTAGTTTCTTTAGCTGCTTGACCTTTACCTGACAGTCCCTTCCCATCTCAGGAATGTGTCTGCCACAAGTGCTACTAAGCCTGTCCTTCATTTCCTGCCATGGGGGGAGCAGGTCCAATGAAGAGCATAACATGAGGCTGCAGCCCTTCAAACTTGGACAAAAGTAAGTTACAATAAAATGTGTTCCTTATGACATGTTTCTTCCAGCAGCAAAGTAGGACTGCAAACTtgattccttttttaaattaaagatatGAGGATTGATTTATCCCTGGAACAAAACATTCCAGTTGTTGCAGAATACGTATTAACTCTCCTTATTTTCTCTTGCCTGATCCATTGTTTTCTTAAAAGGATACTCTCTAGTTTCTCTactagttttttaaaaatcctgctttttatgTCACAGTCTTTGATGAGAACCACTTTTCTACAAATAACCTAATGCACAAAAGCAGTTTAATAATTTTACCATGCAGTTAAAGAACTGACTTACCTTAGCTCTCCTTAAAGATACACCTATGGTGCACGTTTCTTTGGGAAGAAAGAACATGCTACAGCCATAAGAAGGTACTTCTGCTCAACTCAGTCCTCAGGGCCCATGTCTCGTCCATGTGGCTGGTGCAGAACTGCTCAGGTGTTCACAGTACTGAGTGCTAACCTAGTCACCCTGAGTTAAGCCCCATGATGTCCCAGCTGCCAGACTACTGCGTAGTTCACAGAGAATCTGATACTCGTAATGGCTAGATCCTTTTCAGATGGAGTGAGTGGGAATCAAATGGGCTGCCATGGGTGAATGGCATTCAAATCCTCTAATAAAAATGATGACTGTGTATCCCTCTCCTGGGAGATAGGAAAGGTACTACACTTTTAGACAATGCCCCAGTTACTGGGCATAATGGGATTACCTCCTCTCCCTCACAGAGCTGAGTGCCTTGCATACTTGAGACTTAAAGCTATTTTTTAACACAGAACACTGCAACCTGTTAAGTTCCTTCATTAATTTAGCCTTAAAGTTGTCTGAACCAGCaattcagtatttcaaaacAGTAATAATAGAGTTTGTCATATAATCCCAGTCTTTGTGAAGGAGACATGCTTTGAcattttttgttatgttttgtaACTAGTAAAAGTAGTTGGTTCTCATCTAACTACCAAGAATTTAGTATCACATTAGCTCTTTTAATTCCATACAAACAGCATTTGTCCCCTTTTAGTGAGGAAATCCATTGAGCCCCCTTGGGCCAGTAAAACCAAGTTGTATTACTAAGACATACAAACTGCACTGACCAGTGCAGATGTGGTGAACTGAGCTTGGTCTGTGCCCCCTTGAAGGCTGGTTAGGTACAACAGCACTGCCTCTCTCTGAGGTGAAGAATACAAGatctttttttccactgaggCTTAGGTCCTTTGCCTAAAATTCAGGGCCACAGATGACTTAGGGGCTCTTCAGATGGGGCTCAGAACACAGCTGTAGGGGATTGGGAGGGTAGGGAACCACATCACACTAAAGCTTCCCTGGTAACCTGCAGCAACTCTCAGAAAAATGAAGTCTCTTAGGGCAGTTTTGCCACAAGCAAACCTACAACTTAGAATTGTATAAGGTCTCTTGTGCTCTTTTTGTCATTTAAAAGTTTTGGTAGCTACAAGGACTAGCAAGGATTCTTTAAAGGCAGAAATTTGAGTGTTAGTTTTTGACTCAGTCTCATTGGTATTTTCTGGAGCTTAGGTGCAGCATATTCCTATGTCCAAGCTGTTACCTGCACTTACTCCTGTGCTAAGTTAGGGTCTGTTACTTTAGACCAAACATTTTCAGTCCATGACATGCCAGTGGGCTGTTTACACAGTTTATAGGTAAAGGCCACAAATAAATGTTGCTTTTCAGCCATTAGACAGTTCATACCATTTCTGGAAGGTTTGtctggaggaaaagggaaaacaggtGTACAACCTAAGTTGGTCTTTTCAGTTCTGCTTCTATCCCATCTGCCAACAGAATATCTTAGAGTATCTGAGTACATAAATGTCAAGGACACATCTACTGAACCTCATTTTTGGCTCCTCCCTGCATTTCAAAAGAATGCAGACAATTTTGTCCTCATAGAAGTTCATTTATTTCGACACTTTGTCCTACATATATGTCTCAAGATTTGCTCAGTTTTCATAATATATAAACAAACTGTGCCAGGAGaacacaagaaaatgaaaataacccCCCGAAATGCTTTTCACAGTATTCATTCAGGCAGTTAAATTCTGCTAGAGAACACTCTTAGGCTTTAGGCTCTATGGAATGACTATCAAGAGTGTTTTATACCTGTTCAGAAGCTTCTTGATTGACAGGTGACTAAACCTTGTTGATGATAGGCAAAAATAATCTTCCACTGTAGGATTGTACAGGAATGGGCACACTCCTATACATGCTTGTTAATTTTGATAGTTATAGTGGTCTTCTATTGCTTTTTCTCCATACAAACACAACCAGTCTTTTAAAGATCATATTTGACAAAATAACTCTTTTCaggttttattgctttattttaaaagtggtGTCACATGAAGAAACACTGTGACTCAGAATAAGTTATTAAAAAACATACCAATCAGAAGATTTATGAGAAAAGTCTATACTTGTCAACTAGTTTACAAAAAACTGGTGCCAGCATAACACTGGCACCCTGTAAGCAACACGCTGCTCACACCCAGGCGCATCCTTTCGGAAAGGCTTCCGTATTAAACCAGTGTCGGGATGGACATTTCGCATTTAAACGGGAGCAGCAGCGCCGCGGGAGCGGGTCCGTGCAGCGGGCCCGGGACACTTACAGTCGGTACAGTCTGTGCGGGAGCAGGCCCGGCCTCCAGCGCCGCCCTCACGGCTGCTGCACCTTCGTCCGCTTCACGGGAGGGTCATCGCCGCTCGCCGCCGCGTCCACGTTGTTTTCGTCTTcgccttcatcctcctcctcgtcATTGTAGTCATCGTCGTCGTCATCCCCGCCAGCACCTGCCGGAGTTGGGGCGGGCGCGGGTGAACGGtgcggggcgcgggcggcgccCCGGGGCCGGCGGAGCCCCCTCGGCGCGCCCCCCGCCACTCACCGCGCCGCGCGCCGCCCGCAGCCGCCCGCTCCTCCTGCACCAGCGGCGCCAGCAGCTCCACCACCCGCTCCTGCAGCTCGCTCAGGGCCGCCCGCAGCCCGCGCAGCTGGGCGGCCTcgccctccgccgccgccgggTACGGCACCCGCACCGTCCGCGTCCGCCCGTCGCGGCCCCGCAGCTCCGCCACCAGAtcccgccccgggcccggctcGGGCTCCGTGTCGGCCGCTAGGTCCGCCATCACCGCCCGCCGCTCATGTGCCCGCCCCGCCGGTCACGTGcgggccgccccgccccgccgtgACACACCGCCCACGGTCACGTGGGGCGCGCGCCATTCCGCTTCCGCTGTGGCGCCCCCTGGCGCCTCCTCGGCCCCGCGTTTCCCGCCTCGCTTCGCGCTCCTCGGCCTTCGCGTCCCGGAGATGGAGGCGGCGGCTCCGGAGGGCGCCGAGCCGGCGaccggcgggagcggcgcggagGAACCCGTGGTGTCCTTGGCGGAGGTGCTGGCGGAGAACgaggagctggagaaagaaGCGCGGGCCGTGCTGGGGGGCAGTGACCACGAGCGCTGCAGTTACTCACAggtgggggcggggccgggggcctcgggggcccggggcggggccTGGACCCGGGGCGTGGCTCGgaggcggggcggggcggggcggtgcagcccagccccgcccccccgTTCCCCGGCGCCCCTCACGCCGCGGTCGGTGTGTCGGTCGGTGTCTCCCGCAGGGCGCGGTGAAGCGGCAGGCCCTGTACgcctgcagcacctgcacacCGCCCGGCGCCGAGCCCGCGGGGATCTGCCTGGCCTGCAGCTACGAGTGCCACGGCACCCACCGCCTCTTCGAGCTCTACACCAAGAGGTACGAGCggggggcgggagcggccgTGTAGGAGTCTCGCAGCTCCCGTGGCTCCCGATAAGCTGCTGGGAATTGTTAAGAATACGAAACCCAGCGTGTTCTCACTTCATATAAACCCTGAAACGCTACGTTTTTATCTCTCAGGAATTTCCGCTGTGACTGTGGAAATAGCAAGTTCAAAAATCTGCAGTGCAAGTTACTCCCGGTAAGTTCCAGACAGATTTCAGGCATTTGGAGTCAAAATAACAGTCCTGGGAGAGTGGTGCCTTGCCTCAGCCACTGCTGACTCATTCGATGCTTCCAGTCTTCCCAGGAAGTTAAAAAAGGTGGGAATATTACAGCAAGGTATAAAACTGTCGAGGGACCGAAGGGAAatgctgggaggagaaggaacaTTGGTCCTTGCCATCCATGAGGACAGCAGTTCTGTATCCATGGTCAGCACACTTCCAGGAGCAGGTTGTGGTGTTTCTCACACATCTCATTAGCTTGAAGCTGTTTCAGAATAACCTTTTGGGATGCAATTTTGCAGTCCCATTAAGAAATTTTAAGGCTGTGCTGCTATCAGAGGGACaattccctttccttctttgtgATGGCATTACTGCCTTAATAATTTGTCACCAGACCCTACTGATGAGATGGTTTTTTACTGTATTAAGCTGCCTCTACTTTTCTACTTGGTGGGCATTTTGAACTTTGCAAGTAACTGGCAGTCTCAGTCTTCTGGGAGGCAGCAACAGGATGCTGCGTGGTTTGCTTGCACTGGTGCTCCCAGGGCAATAGATGTCCAGACATTGAAACAATGGTTTTGTGTATGCCTGTTTTGTTCTGGAGAATTGAGATGGATCCAGAGCTAGTCAGCAAAGTCACAGTGCAGTGATCCCTACACAGACACCTGTGACAATTTTAAGATGTTACCATTTCTCATTTGAGTCAATGAAATGGATCACGTGGTTGCTCCTTCTGCTTCAGTTCAGTG
The DNA window shown above is from Camarhynchus parvulus chromosome 5, STF_HiC, whole genome shotgun sequence and carries:
- the GON7 gene encoding EKC/KEOPS complex subunit GON7; this encodes MADLAADTEPEPGPGRDLVAELRGRDGRTRTVRVPYPAAAEGEAAQLRGLRAALSELQERVVELLAPLVQEERAAAGGARRGAGGDDDDDDYNDEEEDEGEDENNVDAAASGDDPPVKRTKVQQP